In the genome of Ignavibacteriales bacterium, one region contains:
- a CDS encoding DUF2807 domain-containing protein: MFKRKLLFAILVLLAAIVSTTKMMGQDVVRTYDNKDFQNVSISHAINCQVTQSDKYSIEIKADERDFKYLKVDQKGSMVKIYIDKNNYDAYGEIKVKITMPELTGLNCSGASKCKLSMNVPGKEFEANLSGSSYIEGSLTSGDIEIKLSGSSKVNLNGKGNDLDLQSSGSSSTKMKNFSVNNADVQMSGSSSAELNLNGKLNTQQSGSSKIVYYGNVDLGETRFSGSSGISKGE, translated from the coding sequence ATGTTCAAACGAAAATTACTTTTTGCAATTCTTGTTTTGCTTGCTGCCATTGTTTCAACTACTAAGATGATGGGGCAGGATGTTGTCAGGACTTATGACAATAAAGATTTCCAAAATGTATCTATAAGTCATGCTATCAATTGTCAGGTTACTCAGTCTGATAAATATTCTATCGAAATAAAAGCTGACGAAAGAGATTTCAAATATCTGAAAGTCGATCAAAAAGGCAGTATGGTAAAGATCTACATCGACAAAAATAATTACGATGCGTACGGCGAAATTAAAGTTAAGATAACAATGCCTGAGTTAACGGGACTTAATTGCAGCGGTGCTTCAAAGTGTAAACTAAGCATGAATGTCCCCGGTAAAGAATTTGAAGCGAATCTTTCCGGCAGTTCATACATCGAAGGAAGTTTAACAAGTGGTGATATTGAAATAAAACTTTCGGGAAGCAGTAAAGTAAATCTTAACGGCAAAGGTAATGATCTTGATTTGCAGTCATCAGGAAGCAGCAGTACGAAGATGAAAAATTTTTCTGTGAATAATGCTGATGTTCAGATGTCCGGTTCATCATCTGCCGAATTAAACTTAAACGGAAAACTAAATACGCAGCAAAGCGGAAGTTCAAAAATAGTTTATTATGGGAATGTTGATCTTGGCGAAACAAGATTCAGCGGTTCATCGGGAATAAGTAAAGGTGAATAA